The following coding sequences lie in one Thermomicrobium sp. 4228-Ro genomic window:
- a CDS encoding M81 family metallopeptidase, translated as MPRPRIAIAELSHETNAFAAQRVDLAFAERCGIVRGPAVIARARETATVVAGFIDAAEELGFELVPLLAVWITPAGVVTQEAYETLVGELIAGLHTAASIDGVLLSLHGAMVAEHVLDADGELLRRVRATVGPHVPVLAVLDLHANISPLMVEQADILIGYHTYPHLDQRERGRQAGHLLVRLLHGTIRPTAALVKPPMLPTSQRMTTDQPPMRTLMERAAELERDRRVLDVTIAGGFPPADVPEAGLSVLITTDDDPILARQLAEELAALAWELRSGFLGGVASWEEAADAIRSIRRGPLVLVDIADNPWSGGPGDSVELLRFLLREGVRPAALALVRDPEVVEQCYRAGVGATVEVSLGGKTDDLHGPPLAVRGTIQLLSDGRYVNAGPMHAGVTVDLGRTVVLRVDGIDVLVTERAESPIDLNVFRAHGIEPTEQRVVALKGKGHFRAAFEPIAERIVLVEGPGITGSDLRRLPFRHIRRPIWPLDLA; from the coding sequence ATGCCGCGCCCACGCATCGCCATCGCTGAGCTCTCGCACGAGACGAACGCGTTCGCAGCACAACGGGTCGATCTCGCTTTCGCCGAACGCTGCGGGATCGTACGTGGTCCTGCGGTGATCGCACGCGCACGGGAGACCGCGACGGTGGTTGCCGGGTTCATCGATGCCGCCGAGGAGCTGGGCTTCGAACTCGTCCCGCTCCTGGCCGTCTGGATCACTCCGGCCGGTGTGGTCACTCAGGAAGCGTACGAAACGCTCGTCGGTGAACTCATCGCGGGACTGCACACAGCCGCATCGATCGATGGAGTATTGCTTTCGCTCCACGGAGCGATGGTCGCGGAACACGTCCTCGATGCGGATGGCGAGCTGTTGCGCCGCGTGCGGGCGACGGTCGGTCCGCACGTTCCAGTCCTCGCTGTCCTCGACCTGCATGCGAACATCAGCCCACTCATGGTCGAGCAGGCCGATATCCTCATCGGGTACCACACGTATCCGCATCTGGACCAACGGGAGCGTGGCCGGCAAGCCGGGCATCTCCTGGTTCGCCTCCTGCACGGAACGATCCGGCCCACCGCTGCGCTCGTCAAGCCGCCGATGCTGCCCACCTCGCAGCGGATGACGACCGACCAGCCACCGATGCGGACGCTCATGGAACGCGCCGCGGAGCTGGAACGGGACCGTCGTGTCCTCGACGTGACGATTGCTGGAGGGTTCCCGCCAGCCGACGTACCGGAAGCCGGATTGAGCGTTCTCATCACGACCGATGACGATCCGATTCTAGCCAGGCAGCTCGCTGAAGAACTCGCTGCGCTAGCGTGGGAACTCCGATCCGGCTTTCTCGGGGGTGTCGCGAGCTGGGAGGAAGCAGCCGACGCGATCCGATCGATCCGGCGCGGGCCACTCGTCCTGGTCGATATCGCCGACAACCCATGGAGCGGCGGCCCCGGCGACAGTGTCGAACTCCTCCGTTTCCTGCTACGGGAAGGTGTGCGGCCAGCGGCGCTCGCCCTCGTGCGGGATCCCGAAGTCGTCGAGCAGTGCTACCGCGCTGGTGTCGGCGCAACCGTCGAGGTCTCGCTCGGAGGTAAAACAGACGACTTGCACGGTCCGCCGCTCGCAGTACGAGGCACGATTCAGCTGCTCTCGGATGGTCGCTACGTCAACGCTGGGCCGATGCATGCAGGAGTCACCGTCGATCTCGGCCGCACCGTCGTCCTCCGGGTCGACGGCATCGACGTCCTGGTAACCGAGCGAGCCGAGTCGCCGATCGACCTCAACGTTTTCCGCGCCCACGGGATCGAGCCGACCGAGCAACGCGTGGTGGCGCTCAAGGGGAAGGGGCACTTTCGGGCCGCTTTCGAGCCGATCGCCGAACGGATCGTTCTCGTCGAGGGTCCGGGAATCACCGGAAGCGATCTCCGTCGTCTTCCGTTCCGGCATATTCGCCGCCCGATCTGGCCACTCGATTTGGCCTAA
- a CDS encoding 3-keto-5-aminohexanoate cleavage protein, which translates to MEKVIVSVATTGSWTTREQTPYVPITEEEIAAEAIRCWREGAAIVHIHVRDEQGRVTSDPARYARVRDLIREQGCDIILNFSTGGGAGIVPDEERIAPVRLHPEIASFDAGSLNFGDRVFANSPQFLEALAREMQTHGVKPEIECFDSSFIETAKRFIERGLIQPPYWFQMVLGVRGGAPATVEQLVHMVRQLPAGSLWSVCAIGRHQLPMNVAALVMGGHVRTGLEDNIYYSYRVLAEGNAPLVARIVRIARELGREPASPSEARALLGLPPFQG; encoded by the coding sequence ATGGAGAAAGTCATCGTGTCGGTTGCGACGACCGGGAGCTGGACGACACGTGAACAGACGCCATACGTCCCGATCACTGAAGAAGAGATCGCTGCCGAAGCGATCCGCTGTTGGCGTGAGGGGGCGGCGATCGTCCACATCCATGTCCGCGACGAGCAGGGGCGCGTCACCAGCGACCCAGCACGCTACGCGCGCGTCCGCGACCTCATCCGGGAACAGGGCTGCGACATCATCCTGAACTTCTCGACTGGCGGTGGTGCCGGGATCGTTCCGGACGAGGAGCGGATCGCTCCGGTTCGCCTGCACCCGGAGATCGCGTCGTTCGATGCCGGTTCCCTCAATTTCGGCGACCGGGTCTTCGCGAACTCACCGCAGTTCCTCGAGGCACTGGCACGGGAGATGCAGACTCACGGTGTGAAGCCCGAGATCGAGTGCTTCGACAGCAGCTTCATCGAAACGGCCAAGCGCTTCATCGAGCGAGGACTCATCCAGCCTCCATACTGGTTCCAGATGGTATTGGGCGTCCGGGGCGGTGCGCCAGCGACCGTCGAGCAGCTCGTCCACATGGTGCGCCAGCTTCCAGCCGGGTCGCTCTGGTCCGTCTGCGCCATCGGTCGCCATCAGCTCCCGATGAACGTCGCGGCGCTCGTCATGGGTGGCCACGTGCGAACCGGACTCGAAGACAACATTTACTACTCCTACCGTGTCCTCGCCGAAGGGAACGCGCCGCTCGTCGCCCGGATCGTTCGCATCGCGCGCGAACTGGGCCGCGAACCGGCCTCACCCAGCGAGGCACGCGCGCTCCTCGGTCTGCCGCCTTTCCAGGGATAA
- a CDS encoding C45 family autoproteolytic acyltransferase/hydolase, which yields MAPMLLIEASGSASAIGETIGQALRPILPEAVARHRRYLETQGIAWELALDIARRCRADLEEALPRTAEEMHAVARAAAIDVDALVSLNALQEILFLARRLPLAEGCTSLALPAATTTDGSILLAHNEDALPNRHEQVYVVRCRPAGEPAFVAFAYGGLFLYQGVNELGIGSTGNALLWNDIRIGVPKLFLYREVLRATSLAGAIRATMLPERANGNNHLIATAEGEIYDVEVSGRHAALQYIGNQPFAHTNHVLAPELRQIEEGDTLDSQLRRNRAQRLLELGIGQHSVETVKKILTDHANSPNSICKHLDPEGNGMTTRTIAALIVNVTEREIWVAAGQPCRQPFERFSLS from the coding sequence ATGGCACCGATGCTCCTGATCGAGGCGAGCGGGTCAGCGAGCGCGATCGGGGAAACGATCGGTCAGGCACTGCGCCCGATCCTTCCGGAGGCAGTGGCGCGACACCGTCGCTACCTAGAGACACAGGGTATCGCGTGGGAACTCGCACTCGATATCGCGCGCCGCTGTCGGGCCGATCTGGAAGAGGCCTTGCCGCGCACCGCGGAGGAGATGCACGCCGTCGCTCGCGCTGCAGCCATCGACGTCGATGCGCTGGTCAGTCTGAACGCGCTGCAGGAAATACTGTTTCTCGCACGACGGCTTCCGCTCGCGGAGGGATGCACGAGCCTGGCGCTCCCGGCAGCAACCACGACTGATGGAAGCATCCTGCTCGCGCACAACGAGGACGCACTCCCGAACCGCCACGAGCAGGTCTACGTCGTGCGCTGCCGGCCGGCCGGCGAGCCCGCCTTCGTGGCGTTCGCTTACGGCGGGCTCTTCCTGTATCAAGGCGTCAACGAGCTCGGTATCGGCTCGACAGGGAACGCGCTGCTCTGGAACGATATCCGTATCGGTGTCCCGAAGCTCTTTCTCTACCGCGAAGTGTTACGCGCTACCTCGCTGGCTGGAGCGATTCGGGCGACCATGCTCCCGGAACGAGCGAACGGGAACAACCATCTCATCGCGACTGCCGAGGGAGAGATCTACGACGTCGAAGTCTCCGGCCGACACGCCGCGCTCCAATACATCGGGAACCAGCCGTTCGCCCACACGAACCACGTGCTCGCCCCGGAGCTCCGGCAGATCGAGGAAGGCGATACGCTCGACTCCCAGCTCCGCCGCAACCGTGCGCAGCGGCTTCTCGAACTCGGGATCGGCCAGCATTCGGTCGAGACGGTGAAAAAGATCCTCACTGACCACGCCAACAGCCCCAACTCGATCTGTAAGCACCTCGATCCAGAGGGTAACGGGATGACCACGCGGACCATTGCTGCGCTGATCGTGAACGTGACGGAGCGGGAGATCTGGGTCGCTGCCGGTCAACCGTGCCGTCAGCCCTTCGAACGGTTTTCCCTCAGCTGA
- the serS gene encoding serine--tRNA ligase yields MLDLRLIREQPDLVREALRKLNTEAPIDEILELDERRRQLVAEVERLKAQRNTESKRIGQMPPGPEREAAIAAMRQLGDRIEELDRELAAVEEPLQALLLEVPNLPDPDVPVGPDESGNVVVRHWGEPRQFDFPVKPHWEIAEELGLIDFARGVKIAGSRFYVLRGDLVRLQRALITWMIDLHVNEHGYFEVYPPFLVRREAMIGTGNLPKFGDNLYHDEETDLWLIPTAEVPVTNLFRDEILPPGSLPIYLVAATPCFRKEKVSAGRDVRGIKRVHQFEKVEMVKFVEPDRSDEELQRLVADAEDVLRRLDLPYRVVQMCTGDLSFTAAKKFDLEVWAPGSQEWLEVSSCSNFRDFQARRANIRFRPSEGARPQYVHTLNGSGLALPRTLIAIIENYQQPDGTIEIPAVLRPYMGGQERIGPQPAYWEPAQARRARERALRGDG; encoded by the coding sequence ATGCTCGACCTGAGGCTGATTCGCGAACAACCGGATCTCGTCCGTGAAGCACTGCGCAAGCTCAATACCGAGGCGCCGATCGACGAAATCCTCGAACTCGACGAACGGCGACGGCAGCTGGTCGCCGAGGTCGAACGGCTCAAAGCCCAACGCAATACCGAATCGAAGCGGATCGGTCAGATGCCGCCGGGACCCGAACGGGAGGCGGCGATCGCCGCGATGCGTCAACTCGGCGACCGCATCGAGGAACTCGACCGCGAACTCGCTGCAGTCGAAGAGCCGCTCCAGGCACTGCTGCTCGAGGTTCCTAACCTGCCCGATCCCGACGTTCCGGTCGGCCCCGACGAGAGCGGCAACGTCGTCGTCCGGCATTGGGGCGAACCGCGTCAGTTCGACTTTCCTGTCAAGCCGCACTGGGAGATCGCCGAAGAACTGGGACTCATCGACTTCGCGCGCGGCGTCAAGATCGCCGGCAGCCGGTTCTATGTGCTGCGCGGCGACCTCGTCCGGCTCCAGCGGGCACTCATCACCTGGATGATCGACCTGCACGTGAACGAACACGGCTACTTCGAGGTCTATCCTCCCTTCCTCGTCCGGCGCGAGGCGATGATCGGCACTGGCAACCTCCCCAAGTTCGGGGACAACCTCTACCACGACGAGGAAACCGATCTGTGGTTGATTCCGACCGCCGAGGTGCCAGTGACCAACTTGTTCCGCGACGAGATCCTCCCACCAGGCTCCCTCCCGATCTATCTCGTCGCCGCGACACCCTGCTTCCGGAAAGAAAAAGTGTCGGCTGGTCGCGACGTGCGCGGCATCAAGCGGGTACACCAGTTCGAAAAGGTCGAGATGGTGAAGTTCGTCGAGCCAGATCGCTCCGACGAGGAACTGCAACGCCTGGTAGCTGATGCTGAAGACGTGCTGCGTCGGCTCGACCTCCCCTACCGGGTCGTCCAGATGTGTACGGGTGACCTGTCCTTCACTGCAGCCAAGAAGTTCGACCTAGAAGTCTGGGCACCCGGTTCTCAGGAGTGGCTCGAGGTCTCGTCCTGCTCGAACTTCCGCGACTTCCAGGCCCGACGCGCGAATATCCGCTTCCGACCCAGCGAGGGCGCACGACCGCAGTACGTCCACACCTTGAACGGATCGGGCCTGGCGCTCCCGCGAACCCTCATCGCGATCATCGAGAACTACCAGCAACCGGACGGAACCATCGAGATTCCGGCAGTCCTGCGCCCGTACATGGGAGGGCAGGAACGGATCGGGCCACAACCCGCTTACTGGGAACCCGCCCAAGCACGACGCGCTCGCGAACGAGCGCTCCGCGGAGACGGCTGA
- a CDS encoding HNH endonuclease — protein sequence MLVLNQNYEPLHVATVRRALVLWLAGKAEILETYDQDVASTHQRFPAPSVIRLFTLVKRPPVRVRLTRREVFARDNYTCQYCGIRTHDLTIDHVIPRSRGGPHTWENVVSACRACNHRKGGKSLAEARMHLLRQPFEPRPGRYYLVERLLRTPVHESWLKFLPELDVTSRRSR from the coding sequence GTGCTCGTTCTCAACCAGAACTATGAGCCGTTGCATGTCGCGACCGTGCGTCGGGCGCTGGTATTATGGCTCGCCGGGAAAGCCGAAATTCTCGAGACCTACGACCAGGACGTCGCTTCGACACACCAGCGCTTCCCAGCGCCATCAGTCATCCGTCTCTTCACGCTCGTCAAGCGTCCGCCGGTTCGCGTTCGCCTGACGCGGCGCGAGGTGTTCGCACGCGATAACTACACGTGCCAGTACTGCGGGATCCGCACACACGACCTGACGATCGATCACGTGATTCCCCGTTCGCGTGGTGGCCCGCATACGTGGGAGAACGTGGTCAGTGCCTGCCGGGCCTGCAACCACCGCAAAGGGGGCAAATCCCTGGCCGAAGCACGGATGCACCTGTTGCGACAGCCGTTCGAGCCGCGGCCGGGGCGATACTACCTCGTCGAGCGTTTGCTCCGGACGCCGGTGCACGAGAGCTGGCTCAAATTCCTGCCAGAGCTTGACGTCACGAGTCGCCGCAGTCGATAA
- the uvrA gene encoding excinuclease ABC subunit UvrA: MASDKIVVRGAREHNLKNIDVEIPRDKLVVITGLSGSGKSSLAFDTIYAEGQRRYVESLSAYARQFLGLMEKPDVDQIEGLSPAISIDQKAASHNPRSTVGTQTEIYDYLRLLYARIGQPHCPECGRPIQAQTVQQMAEQVEALPVGTRLYILAPVVKDRKGEHQGILEELRRAGFTRVRIDGELRELDEPIALAKNKRHTIEVVVDRLVVRARDDEESHAFHLRVVEALETAVKLGGGLAVVQPLEGEPIVFSEKNACVHCGISLPELEPRSFSFNSPHGACPTCDGLGSRMEFDPDLIVPDPDRSLEEGAIAPWFKEGRESSAWYLAMLRALARAEGFRTDVPWRELPERVKQLILYGDGGRSVTLRYAGRSGRERSYLVTFEGVIPSLRRRYESTNSDYVRAEIEQYMSAHPCPDCGGSRLRRESRAVTVAGRSIVEVTRLSIGEALAFFDMLADEARTPLSERERRIAHQILKEIRERLGFLVDVGLDYLTLDRPTATLSGGEAQRIRLATQIGSRLMGVLYVLDEPSIGLHPRDNQRLIRTLLRLRDLGNTVIVVEHDEETIRAADWIIDIGPGAGEHGGRVVAAGPLEAIVRAPDSLTGQYLSGARSIPVPERRRAGNGKWLVVRGARENNLKNIDVAFPLGCFVCVTGVSGSGKSTLVVDTLYRRLAQLFYRAKERPGAHDVIEGIEHIDKVINIDQSPIGRTPRSNPATYTGVFTPIRELFASLPEAKARGYAPGRFSFNVKGGRCEACEGQGVIQISMQFLPDVYVPCEVCHGRRYNREALEITYRGKSIADVLEMTVDEALEFFDAFPAIRAKLQTLSDVGLGYIKLGQPATTLSGGEAQRVKLATELSRRATGRTLYILDEPTTGLHFADIERLLAVLQRLTDAGNTVIVIEHNLDVIKCADYVIDLGPEGGAAGGYVIATGTPEEIAAIEHSYTGQALRRVLQRATPAISVG; this comes from the coding sequence ATGGCCAGCGACAAGATCGTCGTCCGCGGCGCCCGCGAGCACAACCTCAAGAACATCGACGTCGAGATCCCACGCGACAAGCTGGTCGTCATCACCGGCTTGTCCGGTTCGGGGAAGTCGAGCCTCGCGTTCGACACGATCTACGCCGAAGGGCAACGGCGCTACGTGGAGTCGCTCTCAGCCTACGCGCGGCAGTTCCTCGGCTTGATGGAAAAGCCCGACGTCGACCAGATCGAGGGGCTCTCCCCAGCGATCTCGATCGACCAGAAGGCAGCCAGTCACAACCCGCGCTCCACGGTCGGTACGCAGACCGAGATCTACGATTACCTCCGCCTCCTCTACGCGCGGATCGGTCAACCGCACTGCCCGGAGTGCGGCCGTCCGATCCAGGCCCAGACCGTGCAGCAGATGGCCGAGCAGGTCGAGGCCCTCCCGGTGGGAACGCGACTCTACATCCTGGCGCCGGTCGTCAAGGACCGCAAGGGAGAGCACCAGGGCATCCTCGAAGAACTCCGGCGCGCTGGCTTCACCCGCGTCCGGATCGACGGTGAACTCCGCGAGCTCGACGAGCCGATCGCGCTGGCCAAGAACAAGCGCCACACGATCGAGGTAGTGGTCGACCGCCTGGTGGTGCGGGCGCGCGACGACGAGGAGAGCCACGCGTTCCATCTGCGTGTCGTCGAGGCACTCGAGACGGCGGTCAAGCTGGGTGGCGGACTCGCCGTCGTCCAGCCGCTGGAGGGCGAACCGATCGTTTTCTCGGAAAAGAACGCGTGCGTCCACTGCGGGATCAGCCTGCCGGAACTCGAGCCGCGCAGCTTCTCCTTCAATAGCCCGCACGGAGCGTGCCCGACCTGCGACGGGCTCGGTAGCCGGATGGAATTCGACCCCGACCTCATCGTGCCCGACCCTGACCGGTCGCTCGAGGAGGGAGCGATCGCCCCCTGGTTCAAGGAGGGACGAGAGAGCAGCGCCTGGTACCTGGCCATGCTGCGTGCCCTGGCGCGAGCCGAGGGGTTCCGTACCGACGTTCCCTGGCGCGAGCTGCCGGAGCGCGTCAAGCAGCTCATCCTCTACGGCGACGGAGGCCGCTCCGTCACGCTGCGCTACGCCGGACGCAGCGGACGCGAGCGCTCCTATCTCGTCACCTTCGAGGGGGTGATCCCGAGCCTGCGTCGCCGCTACGAGAGTACGAACTCCGACTACGTGCGGGCCGAGATCGAGCAATACATGTCGGCGCACCCGTGCCCGGACTGCGGCGGTTCGCGGTTGCGCCGGGAAAGCCGGGCCGTAACGGTCGCCGGTCGTTCGATCGTCGAGGTCACGCGACTGTCGATCGGCGAAGCACTCGCGTTCTTCGACATGCTTGCCGACGAAGCGCGGACACCGCTCAGCGAGCGGGAGCGGCGGATCGCCCACCAGATCCTCAAGGAGATCCGCGAGCGCCTGGGTTTCCTCGTCGACGTCGGGCTCGACTACCTGACGCTCGACCGCCCGACGGCGACGCTCTCGGGTGGCGAGGCCCAGCGGATCCGGCTGGCGACGCAGATCGGCAGTCGTCTCATGGGCGTCCTCTACGTGCTCGACGAACCGAGCATCGGGTTGCACCCGCGCGACAACCAGCGCCTCATCCGCACGCTCCTGCGCTTGCGCGACCTCGGCAACACGGTGATCGTGGTGGAGCACGACGAGGAGACGATCCGTGCCGCCGACTGGATCATCGATATCGGCCCGGGTGCCGGCGAGCACGGTGGCCGGGTGGTGGCTGCTGGGCCGCTCGAGGCGATCGTCCGCGCGCCCGACTCGCTGACCGGCCAGTATCTCAGCGGCGCCCGCAGCATTCCGGTACCGGAGCGACGACGAGCAGGAAACGGCAAGTGGCTCGTCGTCCGGGGTGCTCGGGAAAACAACCTCAAGAACATCGACGTCGCCTTCCCGCTCGGCTGCTTCGTCTGCGTGACGGGCGTCTCCGGATCGGGCAAGAGCACGCTGGTGGTCGATACGCTCTACCGGCGTCTCGCTCAACTCTTCTACCGGGCCAAGGAGCGTCCCGGGGCGCACGACGTGATCGAGGGGATCGAGCACATCGACAAGGTGATCAACATCGACCAGAGCCCGATCGGCCGGACACCCCGTTCCAACCCGGCGACCTACACCGGCGTGTTCACGCCGATCCGCGAGCTCTTCGCTTCGCTTCCGGAGGCCAAGGCACGGGGATATGCGCCGGGACGCTTCTCGTTCAACGTCAAGGGTGGCCGGTGCGAGGCCTGCGAGGGGCAGGGCGTCATCCAGATCTCGATGCAGTTCCTCCCCGATGTCTACGTACCGTGCGAGGTCTGCCACGGGCGACGCTACAACCGCGAGGCGCTCGAGATCACCTACCGCGGGAAGAGCATCGCCGACGTGCTCGAGATGACCGTCGACGAGGCACTCGAGTTCTTCGACGCTTTCCCGGCGATCCGAGCGAAACTGCAGACGCTCTCCGACGTCGGCCTCGGCTACATCAAGCTAGGGCAACCGGCGACGACGCTCTCGGGTGGCGAGGCACAGCGCGTGAAGCTGGCGACGGAACTCAGCCGGCGCGCCACCGGACGCACGCTCTACATCCTCGACGAGCCGACCACCGGCTTGCACTTCGCCGACATCGAGCGGTTACTGGCTGTGCTGCAGCGGTTGACCGATGCCGGTAACACGGTGATCGTGATCGAGCACAACCTCGACGTGATCAAGTGCGCTGACTACGTCATCGACCTCGGCCCCGAGGGTGGCGCAGCCGGTGGATACGTGATCGCTACCGGCACGCCGGAAGAGATCGCCGCGATCGAGCATTCCTACACGGGACAAGCTTTACGACGGGTTTTGCAACGAGCGACCCCCGCGATCTCCGTTGGCTGA
- a CDS encoding dihydrolipoamide acetyltransferase family protein, translated as MARPLVMPQMGYDMKEGTILRWLKHEGEYVERGEPIAEIETDKVNIEIESFASGVILKLLAREGETIPVGQPIALIGEPGEKLAEEAVPAGATVGAAAAPAAPAAPSAPPGAAPGAPPEEEAPPPGERVRASPLVRRLAAEHGIDLTKIRGSGPGGRIVKEDILPLITAPRAPEAPPAPPPPAAAPAAPAVAPVAPPAPPPPGLPEFEVVELGRMRQTIARRMAESFQQAPHFFVTTVVEIDDLLALREQINAQVPEEERVSVTDLLIKACALALREHPTLNASFVAPNQLRVYKRIDINIAVATEHGLIAPFVPDADRKPLGEIARLTKDLIARAREEQLRPEEYQGGTFTISNLGMFGLVEHFTAIINPPQAAILAVGSILREPVYREGSDEPVPVRRLRLTLSVDHRVADGAAAARFLETVRHLLEHPMLLLVR; from the coding sequence ATGGCGCGACCACTCGTCATGCCCCAGATGGGGTATGACATGAAAGAGGGCACGATTCTCCGCTGGCTGAAGCACGAAGGGGAGTACGTCGAGCGCGGCGAGCCGATCGCCGAGATCGAGACGGACAAGGTCAACATCGAGATCGAGTCGTTCGCCTCCGGCGTGATCTTGAAACTGCTCGCCAGAGAGGGCGAGACGATACCGGTCGGTCAGCCGATCGCGCTCATCGGCGAGCCGGGTGAGAAGCTCGCGGAAGAAGCGGTACCAGCGGGAGCGACCGTGGGCGCGGCTGCTGCACCAGCGGCGCCTGCAGCCCCGTCGGCACCCCCGGGTGCCGCCCCGGGCGCTCCTCCCGAGGAGGAAGCGCCGCCGCCCGGAGAGCGCGTGCGTGCCTCTCCGCTCGTGCGACGTCTGGCTGCCGAACACGGCATCGATCTCACGAAGATCCGCGGGAGCGGGCCAGGTGGGCGCATCGTGAAGGAGGACATCCTGCCGTTGATCACCGCACCACGCGCACCGGAGGCACCGCCTGCACCACCTCCACCTGCCGCAGCACCAGCGGCTCCAGCGGTAGCACCGGTTGCTCCTCCCGCGCCACCGCCGCCTGGCCTGCCGGAATTCGAGGTGGTGGAGCTCGGCCGGATGCGTCAGACGATCGCGCGGCGGATGGCCGAGAGCTTCCAGCAAGCCCCACACTTCTTCGTCACGACAGTCGTCGAGATCGACGACCTTCTGGCGTTGCGCGAGCAGATCAACGCCCAGGTGCCGGAGGAAGAGCGTGTTTCGGTCACCGATCTCCTGATCAAGGCCTGCGCACTCGCGCTGCGCGAGCATCCGACGCTCAACGCGAGCTTCGTCGCGCCCAACCAGCTGCGCGTCTACAAGCGCATCGACATCAACATCGCGGTCGCGACCGAGCACGGCCTGATCGCACCGTTCGTCCCCGACGCCGATCGCAAGCCGCTCGGTGAGATCGCTCGCCTGACGAAAGACCTGATCGCCCGGGCGCGCGAGGAGCAGCTGCGTCCCGAGGAATACCAGGGCGGCACCTTCACGATCTCGAACCTCGGGATGTTCGGGCTGGTCGAGCACTTCACCGCCATCATCAATCCGCCGCAGGCAGCGATCCTCGCCGTCGGCAGCATCCTTCGCGAGCCGGTCTATCGCGAGGGAAGCGACGAGCCGGTTCCGGTCCGCCGCCTGCGCCTGACCCTCTCGGTCGACCACCGCGTCGCCGACGGTGCCGCTGCCGCCCGCTTCCTCGAGACGGTGCGACACCTCCTCGAACACCCGATGCTCCTGCTGGTTCGCTGA
- a CDS encoding alpha-ketoacid dehydrogenase subunit beta — protein MARELTYRDALREALREEMYRDERVFLMGEDIGAYGGSYAVTRGFLQEFGPERVRDTPIAELGIVGLGIGAAIGGLRPVVELMTINFSLLAMDQIVNHLAKIYYMFNGQFTAPVVVRTVEGFGQLAATHSQFFENYFAYVPGLRVVAPAVPKDAKGFLKAAIRGNDPVIFIEHSLIYRNRGEVPDGEDFLLPLEGAEVRREGRDVTIVSWLRGYYLALGAAEELAREGIECEVIDLRVLRPLDIETIVRSVQKTNRLVIVEEGWKSFGVGAEIAASVQERAIDYLDAPIARVASVEVPMPYARNLERLVVPNKDKVIEAVREVLYQRTLVPVAR, from the coding sequence ATGGCTCGTGAATTGACCTACCGCGACGCGTTGCGCGAGGCCCTGCGCGAGGAGATGTATCGCGACGAGCGCGTCTTCTTGATGGGTGAAGATATCGGCGCGTACGGTGGATCGTACGCCGTCACGCGCGGGTTTCTGCAGGAATTCGGCCCGGAACGCGTCCGCGATACACCGATCGCTGAGCTCGGTATCGTCGGCCTGGGAATCGGTGCTGCGATCGGCGGACTTCGGCCGGTCGTCGAGCTGATGACGATCAACTTCTCGCTCCTCGCGATGGACCAGATCGTCAACCACCTGGCGAAGATCTACTACATGTTCAACGGACAGTTCACGGCACCAGTCGTCGTCCGCACGGTCGAGGGATTCGGGCAGCTGGCGGCGACGCACTCGCAGTTCTTCGAGAACTACTTCGCCTACGTGCCGGGCCTGCGGGTCGTGGCTCCGGCAGTCCCGAAGGACGCCAAGGGATTCTTGAAAGCAGCGATCCGGGGCAACGATCCGGTCATCTTCATCGAGCACTCGCTCATCTACCGGAACCGCGGTGAGGTGCCGGACGGCGAGGATTTCCTCTTGCCCTTGGAAGGCGCGGAAGTCCGCCGTGAGGGGCGCGATGTGACGATCGTTTCCTGGCTGCGCGGCTACTATCTCGCGCTCGGTGCCGCCGAGGAGCTTGCCCGCGAAGGAATCGAGTGCGAGGTCATCGACCTCCGCGTCCTGCGACCGCTCGACATCGAGACGATCGTCCGCTCGGTCCAGAAGACGAACCGCCTCGTCATCGTCGAGGAGGGATGGAAGTCCTTCGGCGTCGGCGCGGAGATCGCCGCATCCGTCCAGGAGCGTGCGATCGACTATCTGGACGCGCCGATCGCGCGGGTGGCCAGCGTCGAGGTGCCGATGCCGTATGCGCGTAACTTGGAACGCCTGGTGGTGCCGAACAAGGACAAGGTGATCGAAGCGGTACGCGAGGTGCTCTACCAGCGCACCCTCGTACCGGTCGCTCGCTAG